A segment of the Thermocrinis sp. genome:
TTAGTTCCCTTAGAGGTTGGGGGGACGGCCCAATGTGGGATTTTTCGAACAGCCTTTGCAAACAATCCTAACTCTTGATATAGGAAATACCAGTGTGGATGCTTGCACCTTTGACGGAAAGGAGCTTAAGTATTTAGGAAAGTTTGCTCATGAGGAGTTAGACAAACTGCTTTTGGCTTACGATCAAATTTTGGCATGTTCCGTAAAACCTTCTCTGAATTACAAACTAAATAACGCCCACATCTTCACACCCCAAGAAGTGCCCATAAAAACAGCTTTTGTAGGTAAGGAAAAGGTAGGTATAGACAGACTTTTGAATCTTTACGGTGCTTTGGAGTTTTATTCAGAATCCTGCCTTTTGATAAGCTGTGGCACCGCTTTGGTGGTGGATCTGTTGGTTGATGGTGTGTTTAAAGGAGGGTTTATAAGCTTGGGCTTGGGGACAAGACTAAGGTGTCTGAGCGAAAAGGCAGAGCTTATTCCACTTTTCAGGTTGGAGGACTTGGATGTGCCCTTGGGAAAGGACACTAAATCTGCCATACTTGGTGGATTGAAGAAGGAAGTTTTCTATTACATTGAAGGACTTTTAAAGGAGCTTGGCGCAAGCTACAAAAGAAACTTTACCGTTATCATAACAGGTGGCGATGGATGGTTTTTAAAAAGCTTTGGAATCTACGATCCACTGCTCGTACACAAGGCAATGCTGAGGCTTAGAAAACTCTTATGATCCGATAGTATGTATCTCTCTGGGCGGGAATAAAGCCAGCAGACCTTATGGTATTTACCATATCCTCTACCTTCGGAATGGACACCTTATAGGATGTGGAAGAGATAACGTTTTCCTCTATCATCACACTGCCAAGGTCGTTTGCTCCAAAGTGAAGGCCTACCATACCTACTTGCATAGTTTGCGTGACATGTGAGCTTTGAATGTTTCTGAAGTTATCCAAGTATATCCTAGAAAGAGCTAAGACTTTTAGGTAATAAGTAGATGGTGATTCTTCTATGTGATCAAGCTGAGTGTTTCCCTTTTTAAAGGTCCAAGGAATAAAGGCAGTAAATCCGCCTGTTTCATCCTGAATCCTTCTTACCCTTTCCAGATGCTCCACTATATGCTTTGGCTCTTCCACATGTCCAAACATCATAGTTGCGGTGGAAGTCATACCAAGCCTGTGGGCAGTTCTGTGCACCTCTTCCCACTCTTCCACGGAGCACTTACCCGGACTTAAAAATCTTCTTACTTCTGAAGATAGAATCTCTGCACCACCACCAGGCAGAGAATCAAGACCAGCATTCTTTAATTCTCTCAAAACCTCCTCAATGGTCAGCTTTTCAATTCTTGCAAGATAGACTATTTCTGGTGCAGAAAAGGAGTGTATTTGAACTTGTGGAAAGGTTTTCTTTATGGTCCTTAGCAGCTCCACGTAGAATTCAAGGGGCAGGTCTGGATTTAGCCCACCTTGCATAAGCAGAGTAGTTCCACCCCAATCTACGAGCTCTTTAACCTTCTCTAAAATCTGGTCTGTGTCCAAAACGTAAGCATCTGTAGAATTCACACTCCTTTTAAAAGCGCAAAATTTACATCCTGCAACGCACACGTTAGTGTAATTTACGTTTCTATCTATGACAAAAGTGACCACATCCTCTGGGTGGTGAAGTCTTCTTACTTGGTCCGCTAAGTAGCCCAGCGTAGATAAGTCTAAACTCTCCAAAAGCTCTAAGGCTTCCTCTTGGCTTATTCTGTTTCCTTCCAGTATATGCTCAAACCTTGAAAGTTTTTTCATAAGATTTTGAATTTATTCCTGTGAGCCTAAAAGGTCCATATATATCTTTGATGCGGTAGCTCCCTTTTGTCCAAAGTACTTGCCTCTGTAAGGTTTTTCTGCAGGTCTATCCAACTTAGCTAAAACTATCTGACATACCCTCATACCCTTGTAAAGCTTTATAGGACAGCTGTTGGCATTGTAAAACTCCAAGGTTATCTGGCCTTCAAAGCCTGCATCTACCCAGCCTGCGTTCTCTATGAAAAGTCCCAGCCTTCCCAAAGAAGACCTACCTTCCACAAAGGCGGTTATATATTTTGGAAGTTTTATGTACTCTAAGGTGGTGGCAAGGAGAAAGGATTTTGGTTCTATGATTAAGCCCTCCTCTGGAACCTTAACTCTCTGAACTGGAATTTTCTCCTGCCTGACGTCTATAAGGTCCGCAACGTAGAATAAAACATCCTCCCCAAGTCTTAGATCTATGGATGAGCTCTGTATGTTTTTTTCCTCAAAGGGCTCTATTCTTAGCTCACCTTTCTTTATGAGCTCTTTTATACTAACATCCGAAAGGATCATGTTTTATTTTCCCAATGGGGGTGGAGGGACTCGAACCCTCACGGGGGATTACCCCTGGGGATTTTAAGTCCCCTGCGTCTGCCAGTTCCGCCACACCCCCAACGCATTATTTATTTTAAGTTATAATCAATGTATGCGAGTAGCTTTTTTAAAAGTTGGAGAATACGAAGGCTTGGCAAGACACATTAAAGCTATTATCAGACGCTTTAGGGAGAAAGGTACAGAGGTGCTAGAGCTAAACATAGCAGAGGGGGATTTAAACGAGAAAGTCAAAGAGCTTTTGGATTTTTCACCCTTCTTTTGTATAGACCTAAACGGCAGTGGAATAATTACTGTGGTTCAGGAAGACAATAAAAAAGTTCTTTCCGATGCGGCTGGCTTTGTGCATGTATCCATTTTCAACGACGAACCCTTATTTAACTTTATGCCTCTTATGGACCTCAGACCTGCCACTAACTTTTTGCCCGTAGTTTGCGACCTCAAATACGCAGACAGCTTGGCTTTCCTTGGAATAAAGCAACCGCCTTCCTATATTACGCCCTTCTTGGACCTTCAGCAGATGAAGGAGCCAAGCACAGAAAGGAACATAAACCTTGCCTTTTTTGGACCAGTCATAGACCCAAACATTATTGCAAACCATGTGGCTCAGAGTGTTAAACAGGAGTTTTTGGGTGTATTCTTTGAAGTGGGGGACTTTATGTTTAGAAATCCGGAAGTCCATATCTTGCAGGCTCACGACTATATACTTTCAATGTTTAACCCAAACATTCAGGAAGAATACCTAAAATGGAGGGAAGAAAAACCACAGGAGTTCTTGACCTTTTTAAATCAAATATCCCTGTATGCCACTGCAAAGAAAAGGTGGTTTTTGCTTAGTTTTCTTGAAGGTATGGAACTGAAGATCTTCGGAGAAGTTCAGGGAGAGCTTTTTGAAGGGCATCAGTCCATAGTTCCCCAAAACTGGGACGAGCTTTTAGAACTTCTTGGACAAAGTCTCATAGTAATTACCTCCTATCCTCACAGCGTGCCAACGGGTGTGGGTTTTGTTCCTTTGGAAGTGGCTGGCATGGGATGTGCTATGCTTGTAGATTACAAAGCAACTCTACCTGGTTTCTTCAATCCGGAAGAGGAAGTAATAACCTACCTTCCTTTAGATCGGGCTGAGATAGAAGAGAAGGTGCTTTACTATCTGGACTATCCAGAAAAGGCATTAGAAATTGGTGAAAGGGCAAGAAAGAAAGTCTTTGAAAAATACACTCACGAAGACAGGGCAGACTTTCTGCATGATCTTTTTACCAACATCCTTGCAAGTTCTCAACAAAGCCAATAATGTTTGTAGGCTTTGGCACGCTGGTTAACGCAGTGCTTATTTTGGTAGGCTCCATCCTTGGGACACAGGCCAAGAGATTCATACCAGAAACGTTAAAAGACGGTATAACCCACGCCATAGGAGTTTTTACTATCCTTTTGGGGGTAAAGCTTTTGATAGAGAACAAACCGGAGATGTTGAAAATGTTCTTCTTGCTGATCCTCGGTGGTGGCATTGGATATACGCTACGTTTAGAAGAAAGGATAGAAAGTCTCCCTGGGGAAAAAAAGTCTGGATTTCTGACCGCATCTTTGCTTTTTACGATAGGTCCCATGACGTTTATGGGATGCTTCCTTGAAGCTACAAAAGGGGACAGTAGCCTTTTACTTTCAAAGGCTTTCATGGACGGAGTCTCCTCAACCATCCTAGGCAGTATCTTTGGAAAGGGGGTGCTACTTTCCGCTTTTTACGTCCTCATCTTTCAAGGAGCTTTAACCTTTGGGTTTTACTTATTGGGAGACGCTGTAAAAGCCCAATCCACTTCAAACGCCCTCTTTTTAGGTGGCGGCCTTCTTATAGTACTGGGCATGAAAATTTTGGGTCTTTTAGAGCAAGTGAAGCTTGTAAACTTTCTACCTTCTTTGTTGCTTTCACTGGTTGTTTGAATATATTATTTACCGCTATGGAATTAGAAGTGCTTATAAGAAATCAAAAAGATAGAAAGTTAAAAGAAATAGGGCAAAAGGTTTTGGATGGTACCAGGCTCAGTGCAGAGGATGCTATAGAGCTTTTCTATTCCAATCATTTAGCATACATAGGAGCCCTTGCGGAGTGGGTAAATAGGAAAAAGAACGGCATGTTTGCTTACTTTATAGTCAATCGTCAGATAAATCCTACT
Coding sequences within it:
- a CDS encoding glycosyltransferase — its product is MRVAFLKVGEYEGLARHIKAIIRRFREKGTEVLELNIAEGDLNEKVKELLDFSPFFCIDLNGSGIITVVQEDNKKVLSDAAGFVHVSIFNDEPLFNFMPLMDLRPATNFLPVVCDLKYADSLAFLGIKQPPSYITPFLDLQQMKEPSTERNINLAFFGPVIDPNIIANHVAQSVKQEFLGVFFEVGDFMFRNPEVHILQAHDYILSMFNPNIQEEYLKWREEKPQEFLTFLNQISLYATAKKRWFLLSFLEGMELKIFGEVQGELFEGHQSIVPQNWDELLELLGQSLIVITSYPHSVPTGVGFVPLEVAGMGCAMLVDYKATLPGFFNPEEEVITYLPLDRAEIEEKVLYYLDYPEKALEIGERARKKVFEKYTHEDRADFLHDLFTNILASSQQSQ
- a CDS encoding DUF554 family protein, whose translation is MFVGFGTLVNAVLILVGSILGTQAKRFIPETLKDGITHAIGVFTILLGVKLLIENKPEMLKMFFLLILGGGIGYTLRLEERIESLPGEKKSGFLTASLLFTIGPMTFMGCFLEATKGDSSLLLSKAFMDGVSSTILGSIFGKGVLLSAFYVLIFQGALTFGFYLLGDAVKAQSTSNALFLGGGLLIVLGMKILGLLEQVKLVNFLPSLLLSLVV
- a CDS encoding type III pantothenate kinase gives rise to the protein MGFFEQPLQTILTLDIGNTSVDACTFDGKELKYLGKFAHEELDKLLLAYDQILACSVKPSLNYKLNNAHIFTPQEVPIKTAFVGKEKVGIDRLLNLYGALEFYSESCLLISCGTALVVDLLVDGVFKGGFISLGLGTRLRCLSEKAELIPLFRLEDLDVPLGKDTKSAILGGLKKEVFYYIEGLLKELGASYKRNFTVIITGGDGWFLKSFGIYDPLLVHKAMLRLRKLL
- the dcd gene encoding dCTP deaminase; this translates as MILSDVSIKELIKKGELRIEPFEEKNIQSSSIDLRLGEDVLFYVADLIDVRQEKIPVQRVKVPEEGLIIEPKSFLLATTLEYIKLPKYITAFVEGRSSLGRLGLFIENAGWVDAGFEGQITLEFYNANSCPIKLYKGMRVCQIVLAKLDRPAEKPYRGKYFGQKGATASKIYMDLLGSQE
- the mqnC gene encoding cyclic dehypoxanthinyl futalosine synthase, producing the protein MKKLSRFEHILEGNRISQEEALELLESLDLSTLGYLADQVRRLHHPEDVVTFVIDRNVNYTNVCVAGCKFCAFKRSVNSTDAYVLDTDQILEKVKELVDWGGTTLLMQGGLNPDLPLEFYVELLRTIKKTFPQVQIHSFSAPEIVYLARIEKLTIEEVLRELKNAGLDSLPGGGAEILSSEVRRFLSPGKCSVEEWEEVHRTAHRLGMTSTATMMFGHVEEPKHIVEHLERVRRIQDETGGFTAFIPWTFKKGNTQLDHIEESPSTYYLKVLALSRIYLDNFRNIQSSHVTQTMQVGMVGLHFGANDLGSVMIEENVISSTSYKVSIPKVEDMVNTIRSAGFIPAQRDTYYRIIRVF